A single region of the Pseudomonas mandelii genome encodes:
- a CDS encoding EAL domain-containing protein: protein MPRLPTVLFLLSLMTWTATAGALTLTDEERSWLAAHPDLRLGVDASWPPFEFRDDQGRYQGLAADYINVIRQRLAVKLTPIEPISWTEVLQQAKQGKLDVLPGIMSTPERQSYLSFTRPYLDFPIVILAHVGGPQPRKLEELYGLKIAVVENYAPHELLRTHHPDLNLVAMPNVSSALQALATDEVDAVVGDLASSVWSLRQLKLDGLYVSGETPYRYQLAMAVPPDNKILVGILDKVLADMTSSEISAIQEHWVGNVLDHRTFWSDLLVYGLPGLLFLMITLAVVIRINRRLSSEIARRVDLEQELRSSEYHYRGLVESLSAIAWEARISDFTYSYVSPHAEELLGYPLSHWLIPGFWRNIIHPADLTRAQTFCDHEVLAGRDHSVDYRVITADGRCLWVRDIVSLIEHGHEPVMRGLMIDISDAKRTEEALRLSEQKFASVFQQCPDILVIARLSDGCLLEVNNAFEEQIGLKAEDVIGQTATDLNIWGIPGVGPGLLQRLQAGSIRNLEMPFRRSNGQVFTGLISAEPFDLDTTPALVVVVRDISQLKETQQQLQTSEEKFAKAFHASPDGLLLSRQSDGLLMEVNEGFSRITGFNSAMSVDRSALELGIWVNLNERKQMLDLLHRDGFVRDFSCHIRRSDGQIRLCEVSSRPLPIGDEDCMLTIARDITERHLMQEKLQQAATVFESTAEGVLITDTQQHISAVNRAFTEITGYSESEALGHTPRLLASGLHDSAFYAAMWHQLTDEGHWQGEISNRRKNGELYPSWLTISAVRNREKFITHFVAVFADISSLKHAQAKLDYQAHHDPLTGLPNRTLFESRLLTALNTQQENGGQGAVLFLDLDRFKHINDSLGHPVGDLLLKGIAVRLKEQLRDIDTVARLGGDEFIILLPGLQQSSDADNIATKLLNCFAAPFQAGEHEFFISASIGTSLYPKDGCDVATLVKNADAAMYRSKAKGRNRVESYTRDLTAQASERVALEHELRRAIERNELFLYYQPKISLADHRLVGAEALIRWQHPTFGSVPPEHFIPLAEENGMILQIGDWVLETACRQMNEWNQVYECLGPLSVNLAGAQLRQPNLLGRIEQLLKDNGLAPGLLQLEITENFIMSQAEEALAVLHQLKHLGVQLAIDDFGTGYSSLSYLKRLPLDILKIDQSFVRGLPDDPHDAAIVRAIIALGRSMQFTVIAEGVETLAQQQFLAEEGCEQIQGYIVSLPLPPDEFAATFLRIAVSDFSDSTAEKPSL from the coding sequence ATGCCCAGACTGCCGACCGTGCTTTTTTTGCTGTCGCTGATGACCTGGACCGCAACGGCTGGCGCGCTGACTCTGACCGACGAAGAACGTAGCTGGCTGGCGGCTCACCCGGACTTGCGCCTGGGTGTCGACGCGTCCTGGCCGCCGTTCGAATTTCGTGACGACCAGGGCCGCTATCAGGGCCTGGCGGCGGACTACATCAACGTGATCCGTCAACGGCTGGCCGTCAAACTGACGCCCATCGAACCGATCAGCTGGACCGAAGTCCTGCAGCAGGCCAAGCAAGGCAAGCTGGACGTCTTGCCGGGCATCATGTCGACCCCGGAGCGCCAGTCGTACCTGTCATTCACTCGTCCCTACCTGGACTTTCCGATTGTCATCCTCGCCCATGTCGGAGGCCCCCAACCGCGCAAGCTCGAAGAGCTCTACGGGCTGAAGATCGCTGTGGTGGAAAACTATGCGCCCCATGAGCTGTTGCGCACGCACCACCCCGACCTGAATCTGGTGGCGATGCCCAATGTCAGCTCAGCCTTGCAGGCGTTGGCCACCGATGAAGTGGATGCGGTCGTGGGCGATCTCGCCTCCAGCGTCTGGAGCCTGCGTCAGCTCAAGCTCGACGGCCTGTATGTCAGCGGCGAAACGCCCTATCGCTATCAATTGGCGATGGCAGTGCCCCCCGACAACAAGATACTGGTCGGGATTCTGGACAAAGTCCTGGCGGACATGACTTCAAGTGAAATCAGCGCCATTCAGGAACACTGGGTGGGCAATGTACTGGATCACCGAACCTTCTGGTCCGACTTGCTGGTTTACGGCCTGCCCGGATTGCTGTTTCTGATGATCACGCTGGCCGTGGTCATCCGGATTAACCGCCGGTTGAGTTCGGAAATCGCCCGGCGGGTCGACCTCGAACAAGAGCTGCGCAGCAGTGAATACCATTACCGCGGGCTGGTGGAGAGCCTTTCCGCAATTGCCTGGGAAGCACGGATCAGCGATTTCACCTACAGCTACGTGTCTCCGCATGCCGAAGAACTGCTTGGCTATCCCCTGTCCCATTGGCTCATTCCGGGGTTCTGGCGCAACATCATCCACCCTGCGGACCTGACCCGGGCCCAGACATTCTGCGATCACGAAGTGCTGGCCGGGCGCGATCATAGCGTCGATTACCGCGTTATCACCGCCGACGGCCGCTGCCTGTGGGTGCGCGATATCGTCAGTCTTATCGAGCATGGCCATGAGCCGGTTATGCGCGGATTGATGATAGACATCAGCGACGCCAAGCGCACGGAAGAAGCGTTGAGACTCTCCGAGCAAAAATTCGCCTCCGTGTTTCAGCAATGCCCGGACATCCTGGTGATTGCGCGGCTGTCCGACGGCTGCCTGCTCGAAGTCAACAACGCGTTCGAAGAACAAATTGGTCTCAAGGCCGAAGATGTCATTGGCCAGACCGCCACCGACCTCAACATCTGGGGCATCCCCGGCGTCGGGCCGGGCCTGCTGCAGCGCCTGCAAGCCGGCAGCATCCGCAACCTGGAGATGCCTTTTCGACGCAGCAATGGCCAGGTGTTTACCGGTCTGATTTCCGCCGAGCCCTTCGATCTCGATACGACCCCTGCGCTGGTCGTCGTGGTGCGCGATATCAGTCAGCTCAAGGAAACCCAGCAGCAACTGCAAACCTCCGAAGAAAAATTCGCCAAGGCCTTCCACGCCTCACCGGACGGCTTGTTGCTGTCGCGGCAGAGCGACGGGTTGCTAATGGAGGTCAACGAGGGTTTCAGCCGCATCACAGGCTTCAACAGCGCGATGTCCGTGGATCGCTCAGCCCTGGAGCTGGGGATATGGGTCAATCTCAATGAACGCAAACAGATGCTCGACTTGCTGCACCGGGATGGCTTCGTCCGCGACTTCAGTTGCCACATCCGCCGCAGTGACGGGCAGATCCGCCTTTGCGAGGTTTCAAGCCGTCCGCTGCCGATCGGCGACGAAGACTGCATGCTGACCATCGCCCGGGACATCACCGAGCGGCACCTGATGCAGGAGAAACTGCAACAGGCCGCCACAGTGTTCGAGAGCACCGCCGAGGGCGTGTTGATCACCGACACCCAACAGCACATCAGCGCGGTCAACCGAGCGTTCACCGAGATCACCGGTTACAGCGAGAGCGAAGCACTCGGCCACACCCCTCGCTTGCTCGCCTCGGGGCTTCACGACAGCGCGTTCTATGCGGCGATGTGGCATCAGCTGACGGACGAAGGTCACTGGCAAGGCGAGATTTCCAACCGACGCAAGAATGGCGAGCTCTACCCGAGCTGGCTGACCATCAGCGCCGTGCGTAACCGGGAAAAATTCATCACCCACTTCGTGGCGGTGTTCGCGGACATTTCCAGCCTCAAACACGCGCAGGCCAAACTCGACTACCAGGCGCACCACGATCCGCTGACCGGCCTGCCAAACCGTACGCTGTTCGAGAGCCGACTGCTGACCGCACTCAATACCCAACAGGAAAACGGTGGCCAGGGCGCGGTGCTGTTCCTCGACCTGGATCGCTTTAAACACATCAACGACAGCCTTGGCCATCCGGTGGGCGACCTGCTGCTCAAAGGCATTGCCGTGCGCCTCAAAGAGCAGCTGCGCGACATCGATACCGTCGCGCGCCTGGGGGGCGACGAATTCATCATCCTGCTGCCCGGCCTGCAACAATCCAGTGACGCCGACAACATCGCCACCAAGCTGCTCAATTGCTTCGCCGCCCCTTTTCAGGCCGGCGAACACGAGTTTTTCATCAGCGCCAGCATCGGCACCAGCCTGTACCCAAAGGATGGCTGCGATGTCGCCACGCTGGTCAAAAACGCCGATGCGGCGATGTATCGCTCCAAGGCCAAGGGCCGCAACCGGGTGGAAAGCTACACCCGCGACCTCACCGCCCAGGCCAGCGAACGCGTGGCGCTGGAACATGAATTGCGCCGCGCCATCGAGCGCAATGAGCTGTTTCTCTATTACCAACCGAAAATCAGCCTCGCCGACCATCGACTGGTCGGCGCCGAAGCGCTCATCCGCTGGCAACATCCGACCTTCGGCTCGGTGCCGCCGGAACACTTCATTCCCTTGGCGGAAGAAAACGGCATGATCCTGCAAATCGGCGACTGGGTGCTGGAGACAGCCTGCCGACAGATGAACGAGTGGAATCAGGTCTACGAGTGCCTCGGCCCCCTCTCGGTCAATCTCGCAGGTGCTCAATTGCGTCAGCCGAACCTGCTCGGACGGATTGAGCAACTGCTCAAAGACAACGGCCTGGCGCCCGGTTTACTGCAACTGGAAATTACCGAAAACTTCATCATGAGCCAGGCCGAAGAAGCACTGGCAGTGCTACACCAACTCAAACACCTGGGCGTGCAATTGGCCATCGACGACTTCGGGACCGGCTACTCGTCTCTGAGCTACCTCAAGCGCCTGCCACTGGACATCCTCAAGATCGACCAGTCCTTCGTCCGCGGCCTGCCTGACGATCCCCACGATGCAGCCATTGTTCGCGCCATCATCGCCTTGGGCCGCAGCATGCAATTCACCGTCATTGCGGAGGGCGTCGAGACCCTCGCACAGCAACAATTCCTCGCCGAAGAAGGCTGTGAACAGATCCAGGGCTACATCGTCAGCCTGCCGCTTCCCCCCGACGAATTCGCCGCGACGTTTCTTCGTATAGCCGTATCGGATTTTTCGGATAGCACAGCCGAGAAACCATCGCTATAA
- the dnaG gene encoding DNA primase — protein sequence MAGLIPQSFIDDLLNRTDIVDVVSSRLQMKKAGKNYTACCPFHKEKTPSFSVSPDKQFYYCFGCGAGGNALGFMMDHDNLDFVQAVEELAKAAGMEIPREESGRPHKPRQPTDSPLYPLLTAAADFYRQALKSHPSRKAAVDYLKGRGLTGEIARDFGLGFAPPGWDNLFKHLSSDTLQQKAMVDAGLLIENAETGKRYDRFRDRVMFPIRDSRGRIIAFGGRVLGDDKPKYLNSPETPVFHKGQELYGLYEARKNNRNLDEIIVVEGYMDVIALAQQGLRNAVATLGTATSEEHLKRLFRVVPNVLFCFDGDQAGRNAAWRALEAALPCLQDGRRARFLFLPEGEDPDTLVRSEGTDAFRARINQHAQPLADYFFQQLTEESDPRSLEGKAHMATLAAPLIDKVPGANLRILMRQRLTEITGLSGEAVSQLVQSAPQDAPPAYDPGVDYDAMPDYSDYHQPQAQEMYVPQQEWTPKKPGAGGKKWDKKPWDKNGKRGGDRDQPSAPRTPIAVEAPTLIALRTLIHHPDLASKVETANHFANESNTYAQLLVALIEAVQKNPKLNSIQLMARWHGTEQGRLLKALAEKEWLIDGDNLEQQFLDTITRLSASQHTDSLEVLIRKARQPGLTAEEANQIANQMRDLLKRNMAVSTPTSTGA from the coding sequence ATGGCCGGGCTAATTCCCCAGAGCTTCATTGACGACCTTCTGAACCGCACCGACATCGTCGATGTGGTCAGCTCGCGCCTGCAAATGAAAAAGGCCGGTAAAAACTACACCGCCTGCTGCCCTTTTCATAAAGAAAAAACCCCGTCCTTCAGCGTCAGCCCCGACAAGCAGTTCTATTACTGCTTCGGCTGCGGCGCGGGCGGCAACGCCCTCGGCTTCATGATGGACCACGACAACCTGGATTTCGTCCAGGCTGTCGAAGAACTGGCCAAAGCCGCGGGCATGGAAATCCCCCGCGAAGAAAGCGGTCGGCCGCACAAACCGCGGCAACCGACTGATTCGCCGCTGTACCCGCTGCTGACTGCAGCCGCCGACTTCTACCGGCAAGCCCTGAAAAGCCATCCATCGCGCAAAGCGGCTGTGGATTACTTGAAAGGTCGCGGGCTGACCGGCGAAATCGCCCGGGACTTCGGCCTCGGCTTCGCGCCGCCCGGTTGGGACAATCTGTTCAAGCACTTGAGCAGCGACACCCTGCAACAAAAAGCCATGGTCGACGCCGGCCTGCTGATCGAGAACGCCGAAACCGGCAAACGCTATGACCGCTTTCGCGATCGCGTGATGTTCCCGATCCGCGACAGCCGCGGACGCATCATTGCTTTCGGCGGCAGGGTATTGGGCGACGACAAGCCGAAATACCTGAACTCACCGGAAACCCCCGTATTCCATAAAGGCCAGGAACTCTACGGCCTTTATGAAGCACGCAAGAACAACCGCAACCTCGACGAAATCATCGTCGTCGAAGGCTACATGGACGTCATTGCCCTCGCCCAACAAGGCTTGCGCAATGCCGTCGCGACCCTGGGCACCGCCACCAGCGAAGAACACTTGAAGCGGCTGTTTCGCGTCGTGCCGAACGTGCTTTTTTGCTTCGACGGCGACCAGGCCGGCCGCAACGCTGCGTGGCGCGCACTGGAAGCTGCCCTGCCGTGCCTGCAAGACGGGCGGCGCGCGCGCTTTCTGTTCCTGCCCGAAGGTGAAGACCCCGACACGCTGGTCCGCTCCGAAGGCACTGACGCTTTCCGCGCGCGAATCAACCAGCACGCCCAGCCGTTGGCGGATTATTTCTTTCAGCAACTGACCGAGGAATCGGACCCGCGCTCGCTCGAAGGCAAGGCCCACATGGCCACCCTCGCCGCACCGCTGATCGACAAGGTCCCTGGCGCCAACCTGCGCATCTTGATGCGTCAGCGTCTGACCGAAATTACCGGCCTCAGCGGTGAAGCCGTGAGCCAACTGGTTCAAAGCGCACCTCAAGATGCGCCGCCTGCATACGACCCGGGCGTCGATTACGACGCCATGCCGGATTACAGCGACTACCATCAGCCGCAGGCACAAGAGATGTATGTGCCGCAGCAGGAATGGACGCCGAAGAAACCCGGAGCGGGCGGCAAGAAGTGGGACAAGAAGCCCTGGGACAAAAACGGCAAGCGAGGCGGCGATCGCGATCAACCGAGCGCCCCGCGCACACCGATTGCTGTGGAAGCCCCAACCCTGATCGCACTTCGCACGCTCATTCATCACCCCGATCTGGCTAGCAAGGTCGAAACCGCCAACCACTTCGCCAATGAGAGCAATACCTACGCTCAGTTGCTGGTAGCGCTGATCGAGGCCGTGCAAAAAAATCCTAAGCTAAACTCTATTCAGTTGATGGCCCGCTGGCACGGGACTGAACAGGGGCGTCTGCTCAAGGCTTTGGCGGAAAAGGAATGGCTGATTGACGGCGATAACCTTGAACAACAGTTTTTAGACACCATTACTAGGCTATCGGCAAGTCAACACACGGATAGCCTGGAAGTACTTATCAGGAAAGCAAGGCAGCCAGGATTGACCGCGGAGGAAGCAAATCAGATCGCAAATCAGATGCGCGACCTATTAAAACGCAATATGGCTGTATCAACCCCGACCTCAACTGGCGCGTGA
- a CDS encoding DUF3077 domain-containing protein: protein MNKINPSAISDLKTIGFTPLIYCSDQALFNVRAGVPIVDALSQASDLLFLAKSFAEDAAYARDTDRHAWAAHYLTAMGKAVIDDVVKVLTPRPARTATESEE, encoded by the coding sequence GTGAATAAAATAAATCCATCCGCAATTTCAGACCTGAAAACCATCGGTTTCACCCCACTCATCTACTGCTCGGATCAGGCGTTGTTCAACGTCCGCGCCGGTGTCCCCATCGTTGATGCATTGTCACAAGCCTCCGATCTGCTGTTCCTCGCAAAATCATTTGCCGAGGACGCTGCCTACGCAAGAGACACTGACCGCCACGCCTGGGCCGCGCACTATCTGACGGCGATGGGTAAGGCGGTGATTGATGATGTGGTGAAGGTGCTAACGCCGAGACCGGCTCGGACCGC
- the tsaD gene encoding tRNA (adenosine(37)-N6)-threonylcarbamoyltransferase complex transferase subunit TsaD, whose translation MLVLGLETSCDETGVALYDSERGLLADALFSQIDLHRAYGGVVPELASRDHVKRMLPLIRQVLAEADCVPTEIDAIAYTAGPGLVGALLVGASCAQALAFAWGIPALGVHHMEGHLLAPMLEPQPPQFPFVALLVSGGHTQLVQVDGIGHYTLLGETLDDAAGEAFDKTAKMMGLNYPGGPEIAKLAERGVSGRFTFPRPMCDRPGLAFSFSGLKTFALNTWQQSVSAGDDSEQARCDISLAFQQAVVETLTIKCKRALKQAGMKRLVIAGGVSANKALRTSLEKMLGDMKGDVFYARPEFCTDNGAMIAFAGCQRLQAGQHESLAISVQARWPMEQLSAL comes from the coding sequence ATGCTAGTACTGGGATTAGAAACCTCCTGCGACGAAACCGGTGTCGCATTATATGACAGTGAGCGCGGCCTGCTGGCCGACGCGCTGTTCAGTCAGATCGACCTGCACCGCGCCTATGGCGGTGTAGTGCCGGAGCTGGCCTCGCGCGACCACGTCAAGCGCATGCTGCCCTTGATTCGTCAGGTGTTGGCCGAAGCTGACTGTGTGCCGACCGAGATCGATGCCATCGCTTATACCGCGGGTCCTGGCCTGGTCGGTGCCTTGCTGGTGGGCGCCTCTTGCGCTCAGGCGCTGGCCTTTGCCTGGGGCATTCCGGCCTTGGGTGTGCACCACATGGAAGGTCACTTGCTGGCGCCGATGCTGGAGCCGCAGCCGCCACAATTCCCGTTCGTCGCTTTGTTGGTGTCGGGTGGTCATACGCAGCTGGTTCAGGTCGACGGTATCGGTCACTACACGCTCTTGGGCGAGACCCTCGATGACGCCGCCGGTGAAGCGTTCGATAAGACCGCGAAGATGATGGGCCTTAATTATCCGGGCGGTCCGGAAATCGCCAAGCTGGCGGAGCGGGGCGTTTCAGGACGTTTCACTTTTCCGCGTCCCATGTGCGACCGCCCGGGCCTGGCGTTCAGCTTCAGTGGCTTGAAAACCTTCGCCCTGAACACTTGGCAGCAGAGCGTCAGCGCCGGGGACGACAGCGAGCAAGCCCGTTGCGACATCTCGCTGGCGTTCCAGCAGGCCGTGGTGGAGACTTTGACCATCAAGTGCAAGCGCGCCCTGAAACAAGCGGGCATGAAGCGTCTGGTGATCGCTGGGGGCGTCAGCGCCAACAAGGCGCTGCGCACCTCCCTGGAAAAGATGCTCGGCGACATGAAGGGCGACGTGTTTTATGCCCGTCCGGAGTTCTGCACCGACAACGGCGCGATGATTGCGTTTGCCGGTTGCCAGCGCTTGCAGGCCGGCCAGCACGAAAGCCTGGCGATCAGCGTGCAGGCGCGCTGGCCGATGGAGCAACTGTCGGCGCTGTGA
- the rpsU gene encoding 30S ribosomal protein S21, whose protein sequence is MPAVKVKENEPFDVALRRFKRSCEKAGVLAEVRSREFYEKPTSERKRKAAAAVKRHAKKVQREQRRAVRLY, encoded by the coding sequence ATGCCAGCCGTCAAAGTAAAAGAGAACGAACCCTTCGACGTAGCTCTGCGTCGTTTCAAGCGCTCCTGCGAAAAAGCCGGTGTACTGGCTGAAGTTCGTAGCCGCGAATTCTACGAGAAGCCTACTTCTGAGCGTAAGCGCAAAGCAGCAGCCGCTGTTAAGCGTCACGCGAAGAAAGTTCAGCGCGAACAGCGCCGCGCCGTTCGTCTGTACTAA
- the rpoD gene encoding RNA polymerase sigma factor RpoD, producing MSGKAQQQSRIKELITLGREQGYLTYAEVNDHLPEDISDPEQVEDIIRMINDMGINVFEVAPDKDSLMLADADTDEAAAEEAAAALAAVETDIGRTTDPVRMYMREMGTVELLTREGEIEIAKRIEEGIREVMGAIAHFPGTVDHILSEYTRVTTEGGRLSDVLSGYIDPDDGIAPPAAEVPPPVDPKAVKADDDTDDEEAEASTDDEEEAESGPDPVIAAQRFGAVSDQMEITRKALKKHGRGNKLAIAELVLLAELFMPIKLVPKQFEGLVERVRSALDRLRQQERAIMQLCVRDARMPRADFLRQFPGNEVDESWTDALAKGKSKYAEAIGRLQPDIIRCQQKLTALQTETGLTIAEIKDINRRMSIGEAKARRAKKEMVEANLRLVISIAKKYTNRGLQFLDLIQEGNIGLMKAVDKFEYRRGYKFSTYATWWIRQAITRSIADQARTIRIPVHMIETINKLNRISRQMLQEMGREPTPEELGERMEMPEDKIRKVLKIAKEPISMETPIGDDEDSHLGDFIEDSTMQSPIDVATVESLKEATREVLSGLTAREAKVLRMRFGIDMNTDHTLEEVGKQFDVTRERIRQIEAKALRKLRHPTRSEHLRSFLDE from the coding sequence ATGTCCGGAAAAGCGCAACAGCAGTCTCGTATCAAAGAGTTGATCACACTTGGTCGTGAGCAGGGTTACCTGACTTACGCGGAGGTCAACGACCACCTGCCGGAGGATATTTCAGATCCGGAACAGGTGGAAGACATCATCCGCATGATTAACGACATGGGGATCAACGTATTCGAGGTTGCGCCAGATAAGGATTCCCTTATGCTGGCCGACGCCGATACTGACGAAGCCGCGGCCGAAGAGGCAGCAGCAGCGTTGGCAGCGGTCGAGACCGACATTGGTCGTACCACCGACCCAGTGCGCATGTACATGCGCGAAATGGGTACGGTAGAGCTCCTCACTCGTGAAGGCGAAATCGAAATCGCCAAACGTATTGAAGAGGGTATCCGTGAAGTGATGGGCGCAATCGCGCACTTCCCTGGTACGGTTGACCACATTCTCTCCGAGTACACTCGCGTTACCACCGAAGGTGGCCGCCTATCCGACGTCCTGAGCGGTTATATCGACCCGGACGACGGCATTGCGCCGCCTGCTGCCGAAGTGCCGCCGCCTGTCGATCCGAAAGCCGTTAAAGCGGACGACGATACCGACGACGAAGAAGCTGAAGCCAGCACCGACGACGAAGAAGAAGCCGAAAGCGGTCCGGATCCGGTCATCGCAGCACAGCGTTTTGGCGCTGTCTCCGATCAGATGGAAATCACCCGCAAGGCGCTGAAAAAGCACGGTCGTGGCAACAAGCTGGCAATCGCCGAGCTGGTGCTGCTGGCTGAGTTGTTCATGCCGATCAAACTGGTTCCGAAGCAATTCGAAGGCCTGGTCGAGCGTGTTCGCAGTGCCCTGGATCGTCTGCGTCAGCAAGAGCGCGCGATCATGCAACTTTGCGTTCGTGATGCCCGCATGCCGCGTGCCGACTTCCTGCGCCAGTTCCCGGGCAACGAAGTTGACGAAAGCTGGACCGATGCACTGGCCAAAGGCAAAAGCAAATACGCTGAAGCCATTGGTCGCCTGCAACCGGACATCATTCGTTGCCAGCAAAAGCTGACCGCGCTGCAAACCGAAACCGGTTTGACGATCGCCGAGATCAAGGACATCAACCGTCGCATGTCGATCGGTGAGGCCAAGGCCCGCCGCGCGAAGAAAGAGATGGTTGAAGCGAACTTGCGTCTGGTGATCTCCATCGCCAAGAAGTACACCAACCGTGGCCTGCAATTCCTCGATCTGATCCAGGAAGGCAACATCGGTTTGATGAAAGCGGTAGACAAGTTCGAATACCGCCGCGGCTACAAATTCTCGACTTATGCCACCTGGTGGATCCGTCAGGCGATCACTCGCTCGATCGCCGACCAGGCCCGCACCATCCGTATTCCGGTGCACATGATCGAGACGATCAACAAGCTCAACCGTATTTCCCGGCAGATGTTGCAGGAAATGGGTCGCGAACCGACCCCGGAAGAGCTGGGCGAACGCATGGAAATGCCTGAGGACAAGATCCGCAAGGTATTGAAGATCGCTAAAGAGCCGATCTCCATGGAAACCCCGATCGGTGATGACGAAGACTCCCATCTGGGTGACTTCATCGAAGACTCGACCATGCAGTCGCCAATCGATGTCGCCACTGTTGAGAGCCTTAAAGAAGCGACTCGCGAAGTGCTGTCCGGCCTCACTGCCCGTGAAGCCAAGGTTCTGCGCATGCGCTTCGGTATCGACATGAATACCGACCACACCCTTGAGGAGGTTGGTAAGCAGTTCGACGTGACCCGTGAACGGATTCGTCAGATCGAAGCCAAGGCGCTGCGCAAGCTGCGCCACCCGACGAGAAGCGAGCATTTGCGCTCCTTCCTCGACGAGTGA
- the folB gene encoding dihydroneopterin aldolase: MDRVFIEGLEVDTVIGAYDWERGIRQCLRLDLSFAWDNRPAAAGDDLTLALDYASVSSRIQAFAEQAQFQLVETFAERLVEVLMSEFKITWMRLKLTKPGAVPAATGGVGVEIERGCR, translated from the coding sequence TTGGACAGAGTGTTTATCGAGGGCCTGGAAGTCGACACCGTGATTGGTGCCTACGACTGGGAACGAGGCATCCGACAGTGCCTGCGACTTGATCTGAGCTTCGCCTGGGACAATCGCCCGGCAGCGGCAGGCGATGACCTGACCCTGGCGCTCGATTACGCGAGCGTTTCGTCGCGCATCCAGGCCTTTGCCGAGCAGGCACAGTTCCAACTGGTCGAGACCTTTGCCGAGCGTCTGGTTGAAGTGTTGATGAGCGAATTCAAGATCACCTGGATGCGCCTCAAACTGACCAAGCCTGGCGCCGTCCCGGCGGCCACCGGTGGTGTGGGCGTGGAGATCGAGCGCGGATGTCGCTGA
- the folK gene encoding 2-amino-4-hydroxy-6-hydroxymethyldihydropteridine diphosphokinase translates to MSLTQVYLGLGSNIERETHLQAGLEALAGFLVDIRCSAVFESQPVGIKSGPFFNFVVSAYTDLPLMELDRRLKFIEADNGRYAPDRKGLPLDIDVLLFGDLVGNFDGLILPRAEILKNAFVLWPLSLIAPDRVHPGVGKSFATLWREAQIDQVLAPVAFEWRGEQLTPSSLL, encoded by the coding sequence ATGTCGCTGACTCAGGTGTATCTCGGGCTCGGTAGCAATATCGAGCGCGAAACCCATTTGCAGGCGGGCCTGGAAGCCCTGGCAGGCTTCCTGGTGGATATCCGTTGCTCGGCGGTGTTCGAAAGCCAGCCAGTGGGGATCAAGAGCGGTCCGTTCTTCAATTTTGTGGTGTCGGCTTACACCGATTTGCCGCTGATGGAGCTGGACCGTCGATTGAAATTCATCGAGGCGGACAATGGCCGGTATGCGCCCGACCGCAAGGGTTTGCCGCTGGATATCGACGTGCTGCTGTTTGGCGATCTGGTGGGCAATTTCGATGGATTGATCCTGCCGCGGGCAGAGATTCTGAAAAATGCCTTTGTGCTATGGCCGTTGTCCCTGATTGCGCCGGACAGAGTGCATCCGGGGGTAGGCAAAAGCTTTGCGACGTTGTGGCGTGAGGCGCAGATTGATCAGGTGTTGGCGCCGGTGGCGTTTGAGTGGCGCGGTGAACAGCTGACACCTTCGAGTTTGTTGTGA
- the plsY gene encoding glycerol-3-phosphate 1-O-acyltransferase PlsY → MFWLLATLAYLLGSLSFAILLSRLTGNPDPRMSGSGNAGATNMLRLAGKKLAILTLIGDLCKGLLPVLIAGVAGLSLQEQAWIGVCAVIGHLFPLYFRFRGGKGVATAAGMLLGLYPPAALLAVCAWLLTFYLTRTSSLAALIATPLTLPLLAWQAPAALLPMSALTGLIVWRHRGNLRDLFAGRERHF, encoded by the coding sequence ATGTTTTGGTTACTGGCGACCCTCGCCTACCTGCTCGGCTCTCTGTCCTTCGCCATTTTGCTCAGCCGCCTGACCGGTAACCCCGATCCGCGAATGAGTGGCTCGGGCAATGCCGGCGCCACCAACATGTTGCGCCTGGCCGGCAAGAAACTCGCCATCCTGACCCTGATCGGCGACCTCTGCAAAGGCCTGTTGCCGGTGTTGATCGCCGGTGTTGCGGGTCTTTCGCTGCAAGAACAGGCCTGGATCGGCGTCTGTGCCGTCATCGGCCACCTGTTCCCGCTGTACTTTCGCTTTCGCGGTGGCAAGGGTGTCGCCACCGCGGCAGGAATGCTCCTGGGCCTGTATCCGCCAGCTGCATTGCTGGCGGTTTGCGCCTGGTTGCTGACGTTCTACCTGACCCGCACCAGCTCCCTCGCCGCATTGATCGCCACGCCGCTGACCCTGCCGCTGCTGGCCTGGCAAGCACCTGCGGCACTGCTACCCATGAGCGCACTCACGGGGCTGATCGTCTGGCGTCATCGCGGCAATCTACGCGACCTGTTTGCCGGGCGCGAACGGCATTTTTAA